DNA sequence from the Chamaesiphon minutus PCC 6605 genome:
GGACGACTCTGTTAGATTGAATTGTGTTAATGAGGGACTGTTCGGTAACAGTCCCGATCTATTACATCGTGGCGAATTGTTTTTCGATCGCTTTATGGTCTTGCCGCCATGCAGTGTAGACTCGATCTGACATGGGATCGGGGAAGATATCTTCCTGCCCAGCTTCGATCCCCAACAACACCGCCTTGACGATATCCGCAGGACTAGTCTTGGGCATATCGACACCTGCTAACATCTGTGTATCTACAGCACCAGGAAAGACCCCGTGAACGGCGATCCCCTTGGCGGCAACGCTGGCGCGAAGGGATTGTGTCATCGACCAAGCGGCTGCTTTGGAAGCATTATAGACAGCTAATCCTGGCATACTGGCAAGGGCAACTAAGGTTAGAATATTGACAATCGCCCCACCATTGTTACGCTCGATTACTGGAACGAATGCCCGTGCCATATTCAGAGAACCATAGAAATTGGTATTAAACTGGCTGGAGATAGTCTCTGTGGGTACTTCGAGGATATTGCCAAAGGCGAGAATGCCCGCATTATTAATCAAGAGATTGACATCAGGTGCTTGTGAGGGCAAGGCATGGACGAGGCTATGGTTGGTGACATCGAGTTGAAGTGGGATGACTCGGCGCGGATCGAGAGCCGTTACTGCTGTCAAGCTATCAATTTTGCGGGCAGTTGCATAAACCTTCGTAACCCCAGCTTGTAATAGTCCATTGACGAAGGCATAGCCAATGCCGCGATTGGCACCAGTCACTAGTGCAATTGCATCTTGAATGTTCACGATCTGTTGCTCCTTGAGATTCCAGGTGGTTTGGTAGTCGATCGAATCGAGCGATAACAACACCATACTTGCTGTAAAAGTAGCAGTAAATATAATTCAACGCACATCTCTCGTGCGTTTTTCGCATCAATGGCTGTTAACTGGTGTAAAATTACCATGAGTAAAACAATGAATCGGCAAATTAGTGTCGATCGATTGGAAATGGATGTATCCGGATTACAAATCTTTGTGGAGGTAGTGAGGCAGGGTAGTTTTGCCGCTGTTGCTCGCAATCGCAATCTCGATCCGTCTTCAGTTTCGCGATCGATCGCCAGTTTGGAAGCAGAATTGGGGATCGGGTTATTTCAGCGGACGACGCGCCAATTGTCGCTTACCGAGGCGGGAGCGACTTATTTCGATCGCATCGAACCGCTGATTGAAGAAATCCAGCAAGCCACCAACATCGCTACAGATGTCTCTGGGCAACCCCAAGGCACCTTGCGCGTTACGGCTTCCGTTTCATTCGGGCACAAATGTATCGTGCCACTTTTAGCAGAATTCCAACGGTTGTATCCCGATTTGACAATCGATCTCCTGCTCGCCGATACAGTTGTCGATTTGGTAGTTGACAGAATCGATCTCGCGGTACGACTGGGACTCCTGGCAGATTCGACCCTAATTGCCCAACAACTGATGCGAACCCACTATTCGGTGTGCGCTAGTCCAGATTATCTGAAGCGATCGAGCAAAATCCAGTACCCCAGAGATTTGGAGCACCATAATTGTCTACTATTTCCACTCGCCGGATTTCGATCGAGATGGATCTTCAAGAATCGCCAGGGAGAACTAAGTGAAATTCCCATCTTTGGACGCACGGTGATTTCTAGTGCGATCGCGCTTGGGCAATGCGCGATCGCGGGGATGGGTATAGCACTGCTCCCAAACTGGTTAATTGCCGCAGATCTCCGATCGGGTAATCTGGTTGATGTTTTTCCTGATTATGCCGTAACCGCAACTGACTTTAACACCGCAGCTTGGCTAGTCTATCCTTCTCGTGCCTACGTTCCGCTCAAAGTGAGGATATTGATTGAATTTCTCAAAAAGTCGATTTCAGGTTCGGCTGAGGTTTAATGATTAAAT
Encoded proteins:
- a CDS encoding SDR family oxidoreductase is translated as MVLLSLDSIDYQTTWNLKEQQIVNIQDAIALVTGANRGIGYAFVNGLLQAGVTKVYATARKIDSLTAVTALDPRRVIPLQLDVTNHSLVHALPSQAPDVNLLINNAGILAFGNILEVPTETISSQFNTNFYGSLNMARAFVPVIERNNGGAIVNILTLVALASMPGLAVYNASKAAAWSMTQSLRASVAAKGIAVHGVFPGAVDTQMLAGVDMPKTSPADIVKAVLLGIEAGQEDIFPDPMSDRVYTAWRQDHKAIEKQFATM
- a CDS encoding LysR family transcriptional regulator, which gives rise to MDVSGLQIFVEVVRQGSFAAVARNRNLDPSSVSRSIASLEAELGIGLFQRTTRQLSLTEAGATYFDRIEPLIEEIQQATNIATDVSGQPQGTLRVTASVSFGHKCIVPLLAEFQRLYPDLTIDLLLADTVVDLVVDRIDLAVRLGLLADSTLIAQQLMRTHYSVCASPDYLKRSSKIQYPRDLEHHNCLLFPLAGFRSRWIFKNRQGELSEIPIFGRTVISSAIALGQCAIAGMGIALLPNWLIAADLRSGNLVDVFPDYAVTATDFNTAAWLVYPSRAYVPLKVRILIEFLKKSISGSAEV